In Haloarcula salinisoli, a genomic segment contains:
- a CDS encoding DUF7577 domain-containing protein has product MLGSEWLYGAIALLVGVHILTMLYAYRRQGEPANGAAQSDPGATPPATSDEQAMGVVTCANCGARNQEGYQFCRECVADMSSGTPQRPSRERPNAH; this is encoded by the coding sequence ATGCTCGGGAGTGAATGGCTGTACGGTGCCATCGCCCTACTGGTGGGCGTGCACATCCTGACGATGCTGTACGCCTATCGCCGCCAGGGCGAACCAGCGAACGGAGCCGCACAGTCCGACCCCGGGGCGACGCCGCCGGCCACCAGTGACGAGCAGGCGATGGGTGTGGTCACCTGTGCCAACTGCGGTGCGAGAAACCAAGAGGGCTACCAGTTCTGTCGTGAGTGTGTCGCGGACATGTCGAGTGGCACGCCGCAACGTCCCTCACGAGAGCGGCCCAACGCCCACTAA